A genomic segment from Alistipes senegalensis JC50 encodes:
- a CDS encoding RagB/SusD family nutrient uptake outer membrane protein → MKKILHYILLAVVCLASSCNDVMDLPYDGRTSLDALFTERRGVRAYLNSCYGYCPAPYMDRASLTDEAQDADDILAGSRYAAWYTDAVSASNYASYSTDGSPWAGLYEGIRHCNVFLERVKGVDPALIQSNADEVGGWTAQAHVLRALYYLQLIKRYGDVPLLKSTYEQNHDYTKDVRAPFSEVVEFIVEDCDAALAYSEAAFGWGIPEASFGIMTRAVPYAIKSQAVTYAASPLWSDGTYDWEDALEVSREALAVLLTHDYKLFDNVPSPGIAQNPYALYFITSSDDRRSTDKETILQVGAQMEVWRQAGLPSTPGQLKAGPCPSQELVDCYETVDGEPVLDLANPYEDDAHRQPNYNRANTTYDPQNPYENRDPRFYASIYYNGAQRVLGNTGDTREFLMEFTDPPHNDVTLAYMPEWEGYKDIWTVLTSGPDPYAYFKPVNFGIEWDRLKKMTFSFYYQTDATTDRFRNMGFFFVVDGAIDPAKRLELGDLAPTNGQVVEFSFDMTEHMKNNFADSWGPDSYIRFDFLEQEAAAYMVMASVKITIEYEESEVEVDPNVYTYVGAADGISANNRRSTRTGYYMRKFNNWQSNVSNNADGAIRLFRLAEIYLNFAEAAYQVKGPDGTVDVAGTQASARDAVNFIRARAGMPPLPAGMSKDEFELRYRNERRVELAFEEHRFFDVRRWKVLDETDKCVSGMRITKKDGGYEYERIGFPRSNWRDKYYVYPLDPDEVNKMQDFTGADWQNPGW, encoded by the coding sequence CGTCGCTGACCGACGAGGCGCAGGATGCCGACGATATACTGGCGGGCTCGCGCTACGCCGCGTGGTACACCGATGCCGTGAGCGCTTCGAACTATGCCTCCTATTCGACCGACGGAAGTCCGTGGGCGGGACTTTATGAGGGCATCCGTCATTGCAACGTTTTTCTCGAACGCGTCAAGGGGGTCGATCCCGCCCTGATTCAGTCCAATGCCGACGAGGTGGGCGGCTGGACGGCCCAGGCCCATGTGCTGCGTGCGCTTTACTACTTGCAGCTCATCAAACGCTATGGCGACGTGCCGCTGCTGAAAAGCACTTACGAACAGAATCACGATTATACGAAAGATGTTCGCGCTCCCTTTTCCGAGGTGGTCGAGTTCATCGTCGAGGATTGCGACGCGGCGCTCGCTTACAGCGAGGCGGCTTTCGGCTGGGGCATTCCCGAAGCGTCGTTCGGGATCATGACCCGCGCCGTTCCCTATGCCATCAAGTCGCAGGCCGTGACCTACGCCGCCAGCCCGTTGTGGTCCGACGGGACGTATGACTGGGAGGATGCCCTCGAAGTCAGCCGCGAGGCGCTCGCCGTGCTGCTGACCCACGATTACAAACTCTTCGACAATGTTCCCTCGCCCGGCATCGCGCAGAATCCCTATGCCCTTTACTTCATCACCAGCTCCGACGACCGCCGTTCGACCGACAAGGAGACCATCCTCCAGGTCGGCGCCCAGATGGAGGTGTGGCGCCAGGCCGGTCTGCCCTCCACGCCCGGCCAGCTCAAAGCGGGTCCGTGCCCTTCGCAGGAGCTGGTCGATTGTTACGAAACAGTCGATGGCGAGCCGGTTCTCGATCTGGCGAATCCTTACGAAGACGACGCGCACCGGCAGCCCAATTACAATCGGGCGAACACGACCTACGATCCGCAGAATCCGTATGAGAACCGCGATCCGCGTTTCTATGCCTCGATCTATTACAACGGGGCGCAGCGCGTGCTGGGCAATACCGGCGACACCCGGGAGTTCCTGATGGAGTTCACCGATCCTCCTCACAACGATGTGACGCTCGCCTATATGCCCGAATGGGAGGGGTACAAGGATATTTGGACGGTTCTTACTTCGGGCCCCGATCCCTATGCCTATTTCAAACCGGTGAACTTCGGCATCGAATGGGACCGCCTGAAGAAAATGACTTTCTCGTTCTATTACCAGACCGATGCCACGACAGACCGTTTCCGCAATATGGGATTCTTCTTCGTGGTGGACGGTGCGATCGACCCGGCCAAACGGCTTGAGCTCGGAGACCTCGCGCCTACGAACGGACAGGTCGTTGAGTTCTCGTTCGACATGACCGAGCACATGAAGAACAATTTCGCCGATTCGTGGGGGCCCGACTCGTACATCCGCTTCGATTTCCTGGAACAGGAGGCTGCCGCATACATGGTGATGGCTTCGGTGAAGATCACGATCGAGTACGAAGAGTCGGAAGTCGAGGTCGATCCCAATGTCTATACCTATGTCGGCGCCGCCGACGGGATTTCGGCGAACAACCGCCGCAGTACCCGCACGGGCTACTACATGCGCAAGTTCAACAACTGGCAGTCGAACGTGAGCAACAATGCCGACGGCGCCATCCGGCTGTTCCGTCTGGCCGAAATCTACCTCAATTTCGCCGAAGCGGCTTATCAGGTCAAAGGTCCCGACGGAACGGTCGATGTGGCCGGGACCCAGGCTTCGGCCCGCGATGCCGTGAATTTCATCCGTGCCCGTGCCGGAATGCCTCCGCTGCCCGCCGGCATGTCGAAGGACGAGTTCGAACTCCGGTACCGCAACGAACGCCGCGTGGAGCTGGCTTTCGAGGAACACCGCTTCTTCGACGTGCGGCGTTGGAAGGTTCTGGACGAGACGGACAAGTGCGTGTCCGGCATGAGGATCACGAAGAAGGATGGCGGTTATGAATACGAACGCATCGGCTTCCCCCGCTCGAATTGGAGGGATAAATACTACGTCTATCCGCTCGATCCGGATGAGGTGAACAAGATGCAGGATTTCACCGGGGCCGACTGGCAGAACCCGGGCTGGTAA
- the galB gene encoding beta-galactosidase GalB, translating into MKRLSFTATLLLTAFSAFAARTEFKLEKGWRFTREDHAEAVRPDFDDSAWQRVTVPHDWAIYGPFDIGNDPQFVAIEQDGETVPSLKAGRTGGLPVVGPGWYRIRFDVPDFAAGKRADILFDGAMSNARVYLNGEEIGYWPYGYGSFQLDATRLLKPEGNVLAVRLENYPESSRWYPGAGLYRNVHVIVSDEIRIPLWGIRLTTPEIRSGHAKVRLQADVESPAGVDSRLVLKTLLRDAGGRVVAKAETTLAEYDAGTFCQDLVIDSPRLWSPDTPDLYEAELRLYADGELRDTRSVPFGVRELKIVPDRGMFLNGEPIKFRGVCLHHDLGPLGAAVNVSALRRQLSILKEMGANAVRTAHNIPAPELVELCDRMGLMVMVETFDEWRTPKMKNGYHLYFDEWAERDLVNTVRRFRNHPSVVMWCIGNEVPDQSSYEGAKIARWLQDICHREDPTRLVTMGIDRVQDAIDTHFAAVMDVVGFNYRTHLYTKAYHELPQQIMMGSETASTFSSRGTYHFPVERTVNKVRPDNQSSGYDLDCGSWSNLPEDDFVLHDDYDWCIGEFVWTGFDYLGEPTPYHEIWPNHSSLFGIVDLAGLPKDRYYLYRSHWRPEEETLHVLPHWTWPGREGEVTPVFVYTNYPSAELFVNGRSQGRIAKDTTMTQAATDSEEAARGLWRQRRYRLMWMDVKYEPGTLRVVAYDRNGRPAAETEVHTAGEPCRLELSADRQTLCADGKDLSFVTVRVVDRAGNLCPDAAPEVSFRVTGAGGFRAAANGDPTCLEPFHHPRMKAFKGQLVAIVRSGERPGKIGFEASAEGLRKARLEISVK; encoded by the coding sequence ATGAAACGATTATCTTTTACCGCGACTCTCTTATTGACCGCTTTTTCCGCATTCGCCGCCCGGACGGAATTCAAACTGGAAAAGGGCTGGCGATTTACCCGCGAAGATCATGCGGAGGCCGTTCGTCCGGATTTCGACGATTCGGCCTGGCAGCGCGTGACGGTTCCGCACGACTGGGCGATTTACGGGCCTTTCGACATCGGCAACGACCCTCAGTTCGTGGCCATCGAGCAGGACGGCGAGACCGTTCCGTCGCTCAAAGCCGGACGTACCGGGGGACTGCCCGTCGTCGGGCCCGGTTGGTACAGGATTCGTTTCGACGTGCCGGATTTTGCCGCCGGGAAACGGGCCGATATTCTTTTCGACGGAGCCATGAGCAATGCCCGGGTCTATCTCAACGGAGAGGAGATCGGTTACTGGCCCTATGGCTACGGCAGTTTCCAGCTGGATGCGACCCGGCTGCTGAAGCCGGAGGGCAACGTGCTGGCCGTGCGGTTGGAGAACTATCCCGAATCCTCCCGGTGGTATCCGGGGGCCGGATTGTACCGGAACGTGCATGTGATCGTTTCGGATGAAATTCGTATCCCGCTGTGGGGCATTCGTCTCACGACGCCCGAGATCCGTTCGGGCCATGCGAAGGTGCGGTTGCAGGCGGATGTCGAATCGCCGGCGGGGGTTGATTCACGGCTGGTGTTGAAAACGCTTCTTCGGGATGCCGGAGGACGGGTCGTTGCGAAGGCTGAAACGACGCTTGCTGAATACGACGCCGGGACCTTCTGTCAGGATTTGGTGATTGATTCCCCGCGGCTTTGGTCGCCCGATACGCCCGACCTGTATGAAGCGGAGCTCCGGCTATATGCCGACGGGGAGCTTCGGGATACCCGTTCGGTGCCGTTCGGTGTCCGGGAGCTGAAAATCGTTCCCGACCGGGGGATGTTCCTCAACGGCGAACCGATCAAGTTCAGGGGTGTTTGCCTGCATCACGATCTCGGGCCGCTGGGCGCGGCGGTCAACGTCAGTGCGCTGCGCCGGCAGTTGTCGATCCTCAAGGAGATGGGGGCCAATGCCGTCCGCACGGCGCATAATATCCCCGCTCCGGAGTTGGTCGAACTGTGCGACCGGATGGGGCTGATGGTGATGGTGGAGACCTTCGACGAGTGGCGCACCCCCAAGATGAAGAACGGTTATCACCTCTATTTCGACGAATGGGCCGAGCGCGATCTGGTCAATACGGTCCGGCGTTTCCGCAATCATCCGTCGGTGGTGATGTGGTGCATCGGCAACGAGGTTCCCGACCAAAGCAGTTACGAAGGGGCGAAGATCGCCCGGTGGTTGCAGGATATCTGTCATCGGGAGGACCCGACGCGCCTCGTTACCATGGGGATCGACCGGGTGCAGGATGCTATCGACACCCATTTCGCGGCCGTCATGGACGTGGTGGGCTTCAACTACCGCACCCATCTCTATACGAAGGCGTATCACGAGCTGCCCCAGCAGATTATGATGGGGTCCGAGACCGCTTCCACGTTCAGTTCGCGGGGGACCTATCATTTCCCGGTGGAACGCACCGTGAACAAGGTCCGTCCGGATAACCAGTCGTCGGGCTACGACCTGGACTGCGGCAGTTGGTCCAATTTGCCCGAAGACGATTTCGTGCTGCACGACGATTACGACTGGTGTATCGGCGAGTTCGTATGGACCGGATTCGATTATCTGGGGGAGCCCACGCCTTACCATGAGATCTGGCCCAACCACAGTTCGCTGTTCGGGATCGTGGATCTGGCCGGGCTGCCCAAAGACCGCTATTACCTCTATCGGAGCCATTGGCGGCCCGAGGAGGAGACCTTGCATGTCCTGCCGCATTGGACCTGGCCCGGTCGTGAAGGCGAGGTGACCCCTGTGTTCGTCTATACGAACTACCCCTCTGCCGAGCTGTTCGTGAACGGCAGGAGCCAGGGCCGCATTGCCAAAGATACGACGATGACACAGGCCGCGACCGACAGCGAAGAGGCCGCCCGGGGACTTTGGCGCCAGCGCCGTTACCGTCTGATGTGGATGGATGTGAAATATGAACCCGGGACGTTGAGGGTGGTGGCTTACGACCGGAACGGCCGGCCGGCTGCCGAGACCGAGGTGCATACGGCGGGCGAACCCTGCCGGCTGGAGCTTTCGGCCGACAGGCAGACCCTTTGTGCCGACGGCAAGGACCTTTCGTTTGTCACGGTGCGGGTCGTGGACAGAGCGGGCAACCTCTGCCCGGACGCCGCTCCGGAGGTCTCGTTCCGCGTCACCGGGGCCGGAGGGTTCCGGGCGGCCGCGAACGGGGACCCGACCTGTCTGGAACCGTTCCACCATCCGCGGATGAAGGCTTTCAAGGGACAGCTCGTGGCGATTGTCCGATCGGGGGAGAGACCCGGGAAGATCGGATTCGAGGCTTCGGCGGAGGGACTGCGCAAGGCGCGGTTGGAAATTTCCGTGAAATAA
- a CDS encoding glycosyl hydrolase, producing MKRISLLLLAVAAFSVSCREAACDTPSMARMRESFRNVPDETPLAVYWYWVSDNISEEGAVRDLESMKEAGINRAFIGNIGIGDQPYGEHPLFSPEWWRVMHAALKRAGELGIEIGIFNSPGWSQSGGPWVGPQQSMRYLASARTVVEGPALFEGPLPEAGADAEDVRVIAYPLPEAAESDTKRVVKVDGREMRLDWSVSGTQPMRSLTIRVDRPVLTSAELYCREDGGWKLLKRFSIDRSNLQMNVGFDPLAPVVISLPETLSANYRLVIPAPGGFAAEATLSSLPQVERFPEKTLAKMFQTPLPMWHDYLWEQQPAVQASLPVDPAAVTDITAHFDGGTLRWEVPAGKWQVERLAMRSTTVTNGPASPEGLGLEIDKMSRKHVASHFDAFIGEILRRIPPEDRRTFKVVVQDSYETGGQNWTDDMAERFEEIYGYDPVPYLPVLHGTVVGSQDISDRFLWDLRRLIADRVSYDYVGGLREECHKHGLTTWLENYGHWGFPGEFLQYGGQSDEVAGEFWSEGSLGDIENRAASSCAHIYGKRRVWAESFTAGLQGFSRYPYRMKQRGDRFFTEGINSTLLHVYIHQPYEDRFPGMSSWFGNEFNRKNTWFGQLDAFTDYLKRCGYLLQQGRYVADAAYFIGEDAPKMTGVCDPALPNGYSFDYINAEVLLKHAKVRDGRLVLDGGMEYRVLVLPKLRTMRPELLDAIERMVRAGLTVLGPAPDRSPGLAGYPGADERVKETAERMWHSGTAAKYAVYGKGRVFNDGCSLEEVFASLSMRPDCRIEGQNTDVRFIHRTTEQGDIYFLSNQQERKVVFEAAFRTEDGVPELWDALTGVVRRLPGFSRQDGVTTVPLELDPYGSAFIVFDRTKEARQSSAENFPEATVLARVEGPWKVTFEGLEAPEAPVVLDTLCDWTVSDDPRIRYFSGTARYETAFEVENTGSGSVCVDLGKVMVMGRVFLNGVCAGGTWTPPYRVDVSGLIREGRNVLEVEVANNWMNRLIGDQRLPPEQRKTWTPVNPWTASSELQSSGLLGPVVVGKFDYEIVK from the coding sequence ATGAAGCGAATCTCATTGTTGCTGCTGGCTGTGGCGGCCTTTTCGGTTTCATGCCGCGAAGCGGCCTGCGACACCCCTTCGATGGCCCGGATGCGGGAATCATTCCGGAACGTGCCCGATGAAACGCCGCTGGCGGTATACTGGTACTGGGTGTCGGACAACATCTCCGAAGAGGGGGCGGTCAGGGATCTCGAATCCATGAAGGAGGCGGGTATCAACCGCGCCTTCATCGGCAACATCGGCATCGGCGACCAACCCTACGGGGAGCATCCGCTCTTTTCGCCGGAGTGGTGGCGCGTGATGCATGCCGCGCTGAAACGGGCCGGGGAACTCGGTATCGAGATCGGTATCTTCAACAGTCCGGGATGGAGCCAGTCGGGCGGTCCGTGGGTCGGGCCGCAGCAGAGCATGCGTTATCTGGCGTCGGCGCGGACCGTCGTCGAAGGTCCGGCGCTGTTCGAGGGCCCGCTTCCGGAGGCGGGCGCCGACGCGGAGGATGTCCGGGTCATCGCCTACCCGCTCCCCGAGGCTGCCGAGAGCGATACGAAACGGGTCGTGAAGGTCGATGGCAGGGAAATGCGCCTGGACTGGAGCGTGTCGGGGACGCAGCCGATGCGCAGCCTTACGATCCGGGTGGACCGGCCTGTCCTGACATCGGCCGAATTGTACTGCCGGGAGGATGGGGGATGGAAGTTGCTGAAACGCTTCTCCATCGACCGGAGCAATTTGCAGATGAACGTGGGATTCGATCCTCTGGCGCCGGTTGTGATCTCCCTGCCCGAAACGCTTTCGGCGAATTACCGGCTGGTCATTCCGGCTCCGGGCGGTTTTGCCGCCGAGGCTACGCTCTCCTCGCTGCCGCAGGTGGAGCGGTTCCCGGAAAAGACGCTTGCGAAGATGTTTCAGACGCCGCTTCCCATGTGGCACGATTATCTTTGGGAACAGCAGCCCGCCGTGCAGGCGTCGCTGCCGGTCGATCCGGCCGCGGTGACGGACATTACCGCGCATTTTGACGGCGGGACGCTGCGTTGGGAGGTCCCTGCCGGAAAATGGCAGGTGGAGCGGCTGGCCATGCGCTCCACGACCGTGACGAACGGCCCGGCCAGTCCCGAAGGGCTGGGCCTCGAAATCGACAAAATGAGCCGGAAGCATGTGGCGAGCCATTTCGACGCCTTCATCGGGGAGATACTGCGCCGTATTCCGCCGGAGGACCGCCGGACATTCAAGGTGGTCGTGCAGGACAGCTACGAGACCGGAGGACAGAACTGGACCGACGATATGGCGGAGCGTTTCGAGGAGATCTACGGTTACGACCCCGTTCCTTACCTGCCGGTGCTGCACGGGACGGTCGTAGGAAGTCAGGACATTTCCGATCGGTTTCTGTGGGACCTTCGGCGGCTTATCGCCGACCGGGTTTCCTACGATTACGTGGGCGGACTGCGGGAGGAGTGTCATAAACACGGACTGACGACCTGGCTGGAGAATTACGGCCATTGGGGATTCCCGGGCGAATTTTTGCAATACGGCGGGCAGTCCGACGAGGTGGCCGGGGAGTTTTGGAGCGAGGGCTCGCTGGGCGACATCGAGAACCGTGCGGCCTCGTCCTGCGCGCACATTTACGGAAAACGCCGTGTCTGGGCCGAATCGTTCACCGCGGGATTGCAGGGTTTCAGCCGCTATCCTTACCGGATGAAACAGCGCGGCGACCGTTTCTTCACCGAAGGTATCAACAGTACGCTGCTGCATGTCTACATCCATCAGCCCTACGAGGACCGCTTCCCGGGCATGAGTTCCTGGTTCGGCAACGAATTCAACCGGAAGAACACCTGGTTCGGCCAGCTGGATGCCTTCACCGACTATCTCAAACGGTGCGGCTATCTGTTGCAGCAGGGCCGTTACGTGGCCGATGCGGCCTATTTTATCGGGGAGGATGCGCCGAAGATGACGGGTGTGTGCGATCCGGCGCTTCCGAACGGTTATTCGTTCGATTATATCAATGCCGAGGTGCTGTTGAAACATGCGAAGGTGCGTGACGGACGGCTCGTGCTGGACGGCGGGATGGAGTACCGCGTGCTGGTGTTGCCGAAACTCCGGACCATGCGTCCCGAACTGCTCGATGCGATCGAACGGATGGTCCGTGCCGGTCTGACCGTGCTCGGTCCGGCGCCGGATCGGTCGCCCGGTCTGGCCGGATACCCCGGGGCGGATGAACGGGTGAAAGAGACGGCGGAACGGATGTGGCATTCCGGGACCGCTGCGAAATATGCCGTTTACGGCAAAGGGCGTGTCTTCAACGACGGCTGTTCGCTGGAAGAGGTGTTCGCATCCCTTTCGATGCGGCCCGACTGCCGCATCGAGGGGCAGAATACGGATGTCAGATTCATCCACCGGACGACGGAGCAGGGCGACATCTATTTTCTGTCGAACCAGCAGGAGCGGAAAGTCGTATTCGAAGCCGCTTTCCGGACGGAGGACGGTGTGCCGGAGCTGTGGGATGCCCTGACCGGTGTGGTTCGCCGGCTGCCCGGGTTCTCGCGGCAGGACGGAGTTACGACCGTTCCGCTGGAACTCGATCCTTACGGCAGTGCGTTCATCGTCTTCGACCGGACGAAAGAGGCCCGGCAGTCATCCGCGGAGAATTTCCCCGAAGCGACCGTGCTGGCCCGGGTCGAGGGGCCGTGGAAAGTGACTTTCGAGGGGCTGGAGGCCCCCGAAGCCCCGGTCGTGCTCGATACGCTCTGCGACTGGACCGTGTCGGACGATCCCCGTATCCGCTATTTCTCGGGAACGGCCCGTTACGAGACCGCTTTCGAGGTCGAAAATACGGGTTCCGGGTCTGTCTGCGTCGATCTGGGCAAGGTGATGGTCATGGGCCGGGTCTTCCTGAACGGAGTTTGTGCCGGGGGAACGTGGACGCCTCCTTACCGGGTCGATGTCTCCGGCCTGATCCGGGAGGGCCGGAACGTTCTGGAAGTCGAGGTTGCGAACAACTGGATGAACCGGTTGATCGGCGATCAGCGGCTGCCGCCCGAACAACGCAAGACCTGGACGCCCGTCAACCCGTGGACCGCATCTTCGGAGTTGCAGTCTTCCGGACTGCTCGGCCCTGTGGTTGTCGGGAAATTCGATTATGAGATCGTAAAATAG
- a CDS encoding right-handed parallel beta-helix repeat-containing protein, producing the protein MTLRKIFCMLSCMLTVSACGGETPVPGPNEGNQGGNEGGGESSGPAYYISYSRGSDSNPGTSPDAPWKTLDRINRGTFEPGDRILLKSGDTWNSVTVIDSKFTGTAEKPIVISSYGDGAKPRLTAPTAPAGSSILTINNSDHLVVENLEVSNGTGYGLVMGINDGGTHGDIVMRNIHTADMPYVGIWFNAEHNRNVEIVSCTSEHTMHLFAVSGGTNIDVTDCKAENCHYGGYSIIGVKGGTMKNCKSLYGGQEPAPQGTCGLFLGIVDGYEVVDSEFAYQQRLGTDPDGEGIDFERNNRNVVIRNCHMHDNAGCAIMFFESGGGSEQANDHCTIENCRFENNHRNARSPRGFEIHFSHLDDNNYGVIRNNTFDLPEGVMFVSTADPSVTIEGNKLADGTPLVIAPAYTGSPAVANGGFESPALEYGKYEHRPMGGVWTFRGNSGVARYGSDFNPPPGPGGFAGAFPARGERCDAVGFAGCREL; encoded by the coding sequence ATGACACTCAGAAAAATCTTTTGCATGCTCAGCTGCATGCTGACTGTCTCCGCATGCGGCGGAGAGACACCGGTGCCGGGCCCGAACGAAGGGAACCAGGGCGGTAACGAGGGCGGCGGAGAGAGTTCCGGTCCGGCCTACTATATCAGTTATTCACGCGGGTCGGATTCGAATCCGGGGACCTCTCCCGATGCTCCCTGGAAAACCCTGGACCGGATCAATCGGGGGACATTCGAACCGGGCGACCGCATTCTGCTCAAATCGGGCGATACCTGGAACAGCGTGACGGTGATCGATTCCAAGTTCACGGGAACGGCCGAAAAGCCGATCGTCATCTCTTCGTACGGCGACGGGGCGAAACCGCGTCTGACGGCGCCGACGGCGCCCGCCGGGAGCAGCATTCTGACGATTAACAATTCGGATCATCTCGTAGTCGAGAATCTGGAGGTCTCCAACGGCACGGGATACGGCCTCGTCATGGGTATCAATGACGGCGGGACGCACGGCGATATCGTGATGAGGAACATCCATACGGCCGACATGCCCTATGTCGGCATCTGGTTCAATGCGGAACACAACCGCAATGTCGAGATCGTCTCCTGCACCTCGGAGCACACCATGCACCTGTTTGCCGTCTCGGGCGGAACGAATATCGATGTGACCGATTGTAAGGCGGAGAATTGCCATTACGGAGGCTATTCGATCATCGGTGTCAAAGGCGGCACCATGAAGAACTGCAAATCCCTCTACGGCGGTCAGGAACCGGCTCCGCAGGGAACTTGCGGCCTCTTCCTCGGCATCGTCGATGGCTACGAGGTCGTCGATTCGGAGTTCGCCTATCAGCAGCGGCTCGGAACGGACCCCGACGGGGAGGGCATCGATTTCGAGCGGAACAACCGCAATGTCGTCATCCGGAACTGCCATATGCACGACAATGCCGGATGCGCCATCATGTTTTTCGAAAGCGGAGGCGGTTCGGAGCAGGCGAACGACCATTGTACGATCGAGAACTGCCGTTTCGAGAACAATCACCGCAACGCCCGTTCGCCCCGCGGGTTCGAGATTCATTTCAGCCATCTCGACGACAACAACTACGGCGTCATCCGCAACAATACGTTCGATCTTCCCGAAGGGGTGATGTTCGTTTCCACGGCCGATCCTTCGGTGACCATCGAGGGCAACAAACTGGCCGACGGAACGCCGCTCGTCATTGCTCCCGCCTACACCGGTTCGCCGGCGGTGGCGAACGGGGGATTCGAGTCGCCGGCCCTCGAATACGGCAAATACGAGCACCGTCCCATGGGCGGCGTGTGGACCTTCCGCGGAAATTCGGGCGTTGCGCGATACGGGAGCGACTTCAACCCTCCCCCCGGCCCCGGAGGGTTCGCAGGTGCTTTTCCTGCAAGGGGCGAGCGATGTGACGCAGTGGGTTTCGCTGGCTGCCGGGAGCTATAA